A region of Microbacterium suwonense DNA encodes the following proteins:
- the atpA gene encoding F0F1 ATP synthase subunit alpha, translating into MAELSISPDVIRDALKDFAAAYEPTGAAATEVGTVIDAADGIAHVEGLPGVMANELVTFGDGTKGLALNLDEHQIGVVVLGDFTGIEAGQEVTRTGEVLSVPVGDGYLGRVVDPLGNPIDGLGNIATDGVRALELQAPGVMQRKSVHEPMQTGVKAIDAMIPVGRGQRQLIIGDRQTGKTALAIDTIINQKANWESGDVNKQVRCIYVAIGQKGSTIASVKGALEDAGALEYTTIVAAPASDPAGFKYLAPYTGSAIGQHWMYDGKHVLIVFDDLSKQAEAYRAVSLLLRRPPGREAYPGDVFYLHSRLLERCAKLSDELGAGSMTGLPIIETKANDVSAYIPTNVISITDGQIFLQSDLFNANQRPAVDVGISVSRVGGDAQVKSIKKVSGTLKLELAQYRSLEAFAMFASDLDAASRRQLARGARLTELLKQPQYSPYPVEEQVVSIWAGTNGKLDTIEVEDVLRFERDLLDYLRRNTSILDTLRETNVLDDDTVAELDKQTDAFLLEFQGGKGHGIGAPGHEEHAAAEAEDVNQEKIVKGRRA; encoded by the coding sequence ATGGCAGAACTATCGATCAGCCCCGACGTCATCCGTGACGCGCTGAAGGACTTCGCAGCCGCCTACGAGCCCACTGGCGCGGCCGCGACCGAGGTCGGCACGGTCATCGACGCAGCCGACGGCATCGCGCACGTCGAGGGGCTGCCTGGGGTGATGGCCAACGAGCTCGTCACCTTCGGTGACGGCACCAAGGGCCTCGCGCTGAACCTCGACGAGCACCAGATCGGCGTCGTCGTCCTGGGCGACTTCACCGGCATCGAGGCCGGGCAGGAAGTCACCCGCACCGGTGAGGTGCTCTCGGTTCCGGTCGGCGACGGCTACCTGGGCCGCGTGGTCGACCCGCTCGGCAACCCGATCGACGGCCTCGGCAACATCGCCACCGACGGCGTGCGCGCCCTCGAGCTGCAGGCGCCCGGCGTGATGCAGCGCAAGAGCGTGCACGAGCCGATGCAGACCGGTGTCAAGGCGATCGACGCGATGATCCCCGTCGGCCGCGGTCAGCGTCAGCTGATCATCGGCGACCGTCAGACCGGCAAGACGGCGCTGGCGATCGACACGATCATCAACCAGAAGGCCAACTGGGAATCCGGCGACGTGAACAAGCAGGTGCGCTGCATCTACGTCGCGATCGGCCAGAAGGGCTCGACCATCGCCTCGGTGAAGGGTGCGCTGGAGGACGCCGGTGCGCTGGAGTACACCACGATCGTGGCCGCTCCCGCCTCCGACCCCGCGGGCTTCAAGTACCTCGCCCCGTACACCGGCTCGGCCATCGGCCAGCACTGGATGTACGACGGCAAGCACGTGCTGATCGTCTTCGACGACCTGTCCAAGCAGGCCGAGGCGTACCGCGCCGTGTCGCTGCTGCTGCGTCGCCCGCCGGGGCGCGAGGCCTACCCGGGTGACGTCTTCTACCTGCACTCGCGTCTGCTCGAGCGCTGCGCGAAGCTGTCCGACGAGCTCGGTGCGGGATCGATGACCGGTCTGCCGATCATCGAGACCAAGGCGAACGACGTCTCGGCGTACATCCCGACCAACGTGATCTCGATCACCGACGGCCAGATCTTCCTGCAGTCCGACCTGTTCAACGCCAACCAGCGTCCCGCTGTCGACGTCGGCATCTCGGTGTCCCGCGTGGGTGGTGACGCGCAGGTCAAGTCGATCAAGAAGGTCTCCGGAACGCTGAAGCTCGAGCTTGCGCAGTACCGCTCGCTCGAGGCGTTCGCGATGTTCGCATCCGACCTCGACGCGGCCTCGCGTCGTCAGCTGGCCCGCGGCGCGCGTCTGACCGAGCTGCTCAAGCAGCCGCAGTACTCGCCGTACCCGGTGGAGGAGCAGGTCGTCTCGATCTGGGCCGGCACCAACGGCAAGCTCGACACCATCGAGGTCGAGGACGTGCTGCGGTTCGAGCGCGACCTGCTCGACTACCTGCGTCGCAACACCAGCATTCTCGACACTCTGCGCGAGACCAACGTTCTCGACGACGACACCGTCGCCGAGCTCGACAAGCAGACGGATGCCTTCCTTCTGGAGTTCCAGGGTGGCAAGGGGCACGGCATCGGCGCCCCGGGTCACGAGGAGCACGCTGCCGCCGAGGCGGAAGACGTCAACCAGGAGAAGATCGTCAAGGGTCGTCGCGCGTAA
- a CDS encoding F0F1 ATP synthase subunit delta produces MGSATTQALAASTEALAATSGLTLDSAAELFAAVRTLGESAQLSGALADPTAPAQARAALVASVFSGASAPVRALLTTVSAQRWSRASDLVDGVEELAIRAAAVASAKDDVAGELFGFSRIVAANPEFELALGGRLGGDSAKAELVEKVLGSSAAPATVLIAASLVSLPRERRVRQLLGRAIDIVSSQDGRTVATVFTAAPIAAAQEARLRDALARRYGGEISVNQVIDPEVVGGLRVQIADDVIDGSISARLAELRQKLAS; encoded by the coding sequence ATGGGCAGCGCGACCACTCAGGCACTCGCGGCATCGACGGAGGCACTGGCTGCGACGTCGGGCCTCACCCTCGACAGTGCGGCCGAGCTGTTCGCGGCCGTCCGCACGCTCGGGGAGTCGGCCCAGCTGAGCGGCGCGCTCGCCGATCCCACGGCGCCTGCTCAGGCACGCGCAGCGCTGGTCGCCAGCGTGTTCTCCGGAGCATCCGCCCCGGTGCGCGCGCTGCTGACCACGGTGTCCGCACAGCGCTGGTCCCGTGCGTCCGATCTCGTCGACGGCGTCGAAGAGCTCGCGATCCGTGCGGCGGCCGTCGCCTCAGCGAAGGACGATGTGGCAGGCGAGCTGTTCGGCTTCTCCCGTATCGTCGCGGCCAACCCCGAGTTCGAGCTCGCCCTGGGCGGACGCCTCGGCGGCGACTCGGCAAAGGCTGAGCTGGTCGAGAAGGTGCTCGGCTCGTCGGCGGCTCCCGCCACCGTGCTGATCGCCGCCTCCCTGGTGAGCCTGCCGCGTGAGCGCCGGGTTCGCCAGCTGCTCGGCCGTGCGATCGACATCGTCTCGTCGCAGGACGGGCGCACGGTCGCGACCGTGTTCACGGCCGCGCCGATCGCCGCTGCACAGGAGGCACGCCTTCGTGATGCTCTGGCGCGCCGCTATGGGGGAGAGATCTCCGTGAACCAGGTGATCGACCCCGAGGTCGTCGGTGGACTGCGCGTGCAGATCGCCGACGACGTCATCGACGGCAGCATCTCCGCCCGTCTCGCCGAGCTTCGACAGAAGCTCGCGAGCTGA
- a CDS encoding F0F1 ATP synthase subunit B translates to MLNALVTAAEEAQSPLIPQPYDIFWSAICFVIILVVLWKVAIPKLTAMLDERAAAIEGNIAKADEAQKQAEAALEEYTRQLAEARTEAGEIREAAREDGKKIVAEAKTAATTEANRITSAAHTQIEAERQAALVSLRSEVGTLAIDLAGGVVGETLSDDARATAVVDRFLADLEKAK, encoded by the coding sequence ATGCTGAACGCTCTTGTCACTGCTGCGGAAGAGGCTCAGAGTCCGCTCATCCCGCAGCCGTACGACATCTTCTGGTCGGCGATCTGCTTCGTCATCATCCTCGTGGTGCTGTGGAAGGTCGCCATCCCGAAGCTGACAGCCATGCTCGACGAGCGCGCTGCGGCCATCGAGGGCAACATCGCCAAGGCCGACGAAGCACAGAAGCAGGCTGAGGCCGCGCTGGAGGAGTACACCCGCCAGCTCGCCGAGGCACGCACCGAGGCCGGTGAGATCCGCGAGGCCGCCCGTGAGGACGGCAAGAAGATCGTCGCAGAGGCCAAGACCGCTGCGACCACCGAGGCGAACCGCATCACCAGCGCGGCGCACACGCAGATCGAAGCCGAGCGCCAGGCCGCGCTCGTCTCCCTGCGCAGTGAGGTCGGCACGCTGGCGATCGACCTCGCCGGCGGAGTGGTGGGGGAGACCCTCAGCGATGACGCGCGGGCGACGGCCGTCGTGGACCGCTTCCTGGCCGACCTCGAGAAGGCCAAGTAA
- the atpE gene encoding F0F1 ATP synthase subunit C yields the protein MDATTVLADVTGSIATVGYGLAAIGPAIGIGIVVGKTIEGVARQPELAGRLQVLMWIGIAFTEALAFIGIATGFIFGYN from the coding sequence GTGGACGCAACTACGGTTCTCGCTGATGTCACCGGCTCGATCGCAACCGTCGGCTACGGCCTCGCAGCCATCGGCCCGGCCATCGGCATCGGCATCGTCGTCGGAAAGACGATCGAGGGCGTGGCACGCCAGCCCGAGCTCGCCGGCCGCCTGCAGGTTCTGATGTGGATCGGTATCGCCTTCACCGAGGCACTCGCCTTCATCGGCATCGCCACCGGCTTCATCTTCGGTTACAACTGA
- the atpB gene encoding F0F1 ATP synthase subunit A, producing the protein MSLLAAATEGPTFHPPTIWDFFPPVIAFEGTPFALTRIHLAQILATVILILVFWLGSRRMRLVPGRFQSLVEMGFGFVRGNVAHDLLGRKDGERFLPILMTIFFMILFMNLTGIIPGVNIAGTSIIAVPLLLAIISYGTFIYAGVKKSPKGFVKNSLFPSGIPVFLQWFVAILEFLSTFIIRPVTLTLRLLMNMIVGHLMLVLFFSATQFFVFGLSGWWSALGVFTGAFGLAFTLFEVLVAVLQAYIFAVLTAVYIQLAVADEH; encoded by the coding sequence GTGTCTCTCCTTGCCGCCGCGACTGAGGGTCCGACGTTCCATCCGCCGACGATCTGGGACTTCTTCCCGCCTGTCATCGCCTTCGAGGGCACGCCCTTCGCGCTGACGCGCATTCACCTCGCACAGATCCTCGCGACGGTGATCCTGATCCTGGTGTTCTGGCTGGGCAGCCGCCGGATGCGTCTGGTTCCCGGCCGCTTCCAGAGCCTCGTCGAGATGGGCTTCGGCTTCGTCCGAGGCAACGTCGCGCACGATCTGCTCGGCCGGAAGGACGGCGAACGCTTCCTGCCGATCCTGATGACGATCTTCTTCATGATCCTGTTCATGAACCTCACCGGCATCATCCCCGGCGTGAACATCGCGGGCACCTCGATCATCGCCGTGCCGCTGCTGCTGGCGATCATCTCCTACGGCACGTTCATCTACGCCGGCGTGAAGAAGAGCCCCAAGGGCTTCGTGAAGAACTCGCTGTTCCCGTCGGGCATCCCGGTGTTCCTGCAGTGGTTCGTCGCCATCCTGGAGTTCCTGTCGACGTTCATCATCCGTCCGGTCACGCTGACCCTGCGTCTGCTGATGAACATGATCGTCGGCCACCTCATGCTGGTGCTGTTCTTCTCGGCCACCCAGTTCTTCGTGTTCGGCCTGAGCGGCTGGTGGTCGGCGCTCGGCGTCTTCACCGGCGCCTTCGGTCTGGCCTTCACCCTGTTCGAGGTCCTCGTGGCCGTCCTGCAGGCCTACATCTTCGCCGTCCTGACTGCGGTCTACATCCAGCTCGCAGTCGCTGATGAGCACTAA
- a CDS encoding MraY family glycosyltransferase, giving the protein MSISITMLAIVVVMNAVNFIDGLDGLVAGVCLIANGIFFVYSYILTRDSGATSYFNLATFLAAVLIGACVGFLPFNWSPAKLFMGDSGALVLGLLMATSAIAVTTQGDVNAFDPERFGRSQLLGAFIPIVLPLVIVMLPLLDFGLAVFRRMRAGKSPFAPDRKHLHHRMLDLGHRDRDAVLVFYAWTAVISLAVLLMYIATRQDWPGGYMVGVVFGVVGSAACLVVTLMPSHRRPGPPVETAPTTAPGPTTTPVETTTPAKTADSSTMEHR; this is encoded by the coding sequence GTGAGCATCTCGATCACGATGCTCGCGATCGTCGTGGTCATGAACGCGGTGAACTTCATCGACGGCCTCGACGGGCTGGTCGCCGGGGTGTGCCTGATCGCCAACGGCATCTTCTTCGTGTACTCCTACATCCTCACGCGCGACTCCGGCGCCACCAGCTACTTCAATCTGGCGACCTTCCTCGCCGCGGTCCTGATCGGCGCCTGCGTGGGCTTCCTGCCGTTCAACTGGAGTCCCGCGAAGCTGTTCATGGGCGACTCCGGCGCGCTTGTGCTCGGGCTGCTGATGGCCACCTCGGCCATCGCGGTGACCACGCAGGGCGACGTCAACGCCTTCGACCCTGAGCGGTTCGGCCGCTCGCAGCTGCTGGGCGCCTTCATCCCGATCGTGCTGCCGCTGGTGATCGTCATGCTGCCGCTGCTGGACTTCGGTCTGGCGGTGTTCCGCCGCATGCGGGCGGGCAAGTCGCCGTTCGCCCCGGACCGCAAGCATCTGCATCATCGGATGCTGGATCTCGGCCATCGCGACCGTGACGCCGTGCTGGTGTTCTACGCCTGGACCGCCGTGATCTCGCTGGCCGTGCTGTTGATGTACATCGCGACGCGTCAGGATTGGCCGGGCGGCTACATGGTGGGCGTCGTGTTCGGCGTGGTCGGCAGCGCCGCCTGCCTGGTGGTCACGCTGATGCCCTCGCACCGCCGCCCCGGACCTCCCGTTGAAACCGCCCCGACCACGGCTCCCGGACCGACCACCACCCCCGTAGAGACCACCACCCCTGCGAAGACCGCAGACTCGAGCACCATGGAGCACCGATGA
- a CDS encoding L-threonylcarbamoyladenylate synthase yields MSTVFDCRDEAQILAGMRHARQAIARGELVVLPTDTVYGVAADAFSPAAVQRLLDAKGRGREMPPPVLVAGQDMMAALVESVPDAVQKLIDAFWPGGLTIVLPAQPSLTWDLGETKGTVAVRMPDRRVTLELLAETGPLAVSSANLTGRSAAIIASDAQEMLGDAVEVYLEEGYCESGVPSTIIDATSLVTTGDDQAPTVRILREGAITREQLEGVLGELLEPDESLEGAVLEGAASDADGGSPVDEE; encoded by the coding sequence ATGTCAACTGTCTTCGATTGCCGCGACGAGGCACAGATCCTCGCCGGCATGCGCCACGCCCGTCAGGCCATCGCCCGCGGCGAACTCGTCGTCCTCCCCACCGACACCGTGTACGGCGTCGCCGCAGACGCGTTCTCTCCGGCGGCCGTGCAGCGCCTGCTCGACGCGAAGGGGCGCGGTCGCGAGATGCCGCCTCCGGTGCTGGTCGCCGGGCAGGACATGATGGCGGCGCTGGTGGAGTCGGTGCCGGATGCCGTGCAGAAACTCATCGATGCCTTCTGGCCGGGCGGGCTGACCATCGTGCTGCCCGCGCAGCCGTCGCTGACCTGGGACCTCGGCGAGACCAAGGGCACGGTCGCCGTGCGCATGCCCGATCGCCGGGTGACGCTGGAGCTGTTGGCAGAGACCGGCCCGCTGGCGGTCTCCAGCGCCAACCTCACCGGTCGCTCGGCGGCGATCATCGCATCCGACGCACAGGAGATGCTCGGAGACGCGGTCGAGGTCTACCTGGAAGAGGGATACTGCGAGAGCGGGGTGCCCTCGACCATCATCGACGCGACCTCGCTGGTGACCACCGGTGATGATCAGGCGCCGACCGTGCGCATCCTCCGGGAGGGCGCGATCACCCGCGAGCAGCTCGAGGGCGTGCTCGGAGAACTGCTGGAGCCGGACGAGAGCCTCGAGGGTGCGGTGCTGGAGGGTGCCGCGTCCGACGCCGACGGCGGAAGTCCGGTAGACGAAGAGTGA